The proteins below come from a single Chryseobacterium nepalense genomic window:
- a CDS encoding alpha/beta hydrolase, whose protein sequence is MKIYVVSGLGADFKVLEKIQFPKHHEVVFIDWLIPDQNEEFLHYVQRMAEKIDDSEPFYLLGYSFGGILVQEINKLKPAKKVVILGSIRSDKEKSVLIKTGQVTRIPKLLPVRFFNEKTTNIYSMFRKFFDPKNPRILQYFQVRDPYYLKWSIEKISDWKFEENPDVIQILGDKDIVFPIKNCRPDYIIKGGTHLFPATKSKEVSGILKGVFD, encoded by the coding sequence ATGAAAATATATGTAGTAAGCGGTCTTGGCGCAGATTTTAAAGTACTTGAAAAAATACAGTTCCCAAAACACCATGAAGTTGTTTTTATCGACTGGCTGATTCCGGACCAGAATGAAGAATTCTTACATTATGTACAGAGAATGGCAGAGAAAATTGATGACTCGGAGCCATTTTACCTCTTGGGATATTCCTTTGGCGGAATTCTGGTTCAGGAAATAAATAAGCTGAAGCCTGCGAAAAAAGTAGTTATTTTGGGGAGTATCAGGTCAGATAAGGAAAAATCAGTTCTAATTAAAACCGGGCAGGTTACCAGAATCCCAAAGCTTTTACCTGTAAGGTTTTTCAATGAAAAGACAACGAATATCTATTCTATGTTCAGAAAGTTTTTTGATCCTAAAAATCCAAGAATTTTACAATATTTTCAGGTGAGAGATCCTTATTATCTGAAATGGTCTATTGAAAAAATATCCGACTGGAAATTTGAAGAAAACCCGGATGTCATACAAATTCTCGGAGATAAAGACATCGTCTTCCCGATTAAAAACTGCAGACCGGATTATATTATTAAAGGAGGAACTCATTTGTTTCCCGCAACAAAATCAAAAGAAGTTTCCGGGATATTAAAGGGGGTGTTTGATTAA
- a CDS encoding ammonium transporter: MTVGLKWIVSFCIITLVAVGGLFWSPISDFPNTGEFLGEENIVGADVAWILAAAGLVLLMTPGLSFFYGGMVGKKNVISTMLQSFIALGVISILWVVIGFSLSFGDSIGFTLNGEHYGIIGNPLSYPFFSRVGVLPHKYMASTIPFILFALFQMKFAVITPALITGSFAERVRFISYLLFMVLFSIFIYTPLCHMVWHPDGLLNKYFGVKDFAGGTVVHMSAGFAALAGALVVGNRKRPHHEPSNISYVILGTGMLWFGWFGFNAGSALSANATAATAFGTTTIASASAMMTWIFFDRINKRKVSALGACIGAVVGLVAITPGCGFVSVSESLFIGFISAIVSNLMMNWKALKKIDDTLDVFACHGVGGIMGMILTAIFAHGENASLLHGGLEVFAHHMAALLLVSVFTFFGSLLLYKITNSIITLRVSEESEDLGLDISQHEESLC, translated from the coding sequence ATGACAGTTGGTTTAAAATGGATCGTTTCATTCTGTATCATTACTCTTGTTGCTGTAGGGGGACTATTCTGGAGTCCTATTTCAGACTTTCCGAATACCGGAGAATTTCTTGGTGAAGAAAATATTGTAGGGGCCGATGTCGCATGGATTCTTGCAGCTGCAGGACTTGTCTTGCTGATGACTCCCGGACTTTCGTTCTTTTATGGAGGAATGGTAGGTAAAAAAAATGTAATTTCTACGATGCTCCAGAGCTTTATCGCATTGGGAGTGATTTCTATTCTGTGGGTGGTTATTGGTTTTTCCTTATCTTTCGGAGATTCCATTGGCTTTACTTTAAATGGGGAACATTACGGAATTATCGGTAATCCGCTGAGCTATCCTTTCTTCAGTAGAGTAGGGGTTCTTCCTCATAAATATATGGCATCTACCATCCCGTTTATCTTGTTTGCCTTATTTCAGATGAAATTTGCCGTAATTACACCTGCTTTGATTACAGGATCTTTTGCGGAAAGGGTACGTTTTATCTCTTATCTTTTATTTATGGTGCTTTTTAGCATCTTTATCTATACTCCGCTTTGTCATATGGTTTGGCATCCGGACGGGCTTCTCAATAAATATTTTGGTGTAAAAGATTTTGCAGGAGGAACAGTTGTTCATATGAGTGCGGGATTTGCAGCATTGGCCGGTGCTTTGGTAGTGGGAAACAGAAAAAGGCCGCATCATGAGCCTTCCAATATTTCCTATGTGATCCTGGGAACGGGAATGCTTTGGTTTGGATGGTTCGGATTTAATGCCGGTTCGGCACTTAGTGCCAATGCTACTGCAGCAACAGCATTCGGGACTACAACAATTGCCTCTGCTTCTGCGATGATGACCTGGATTTTCTTCGACCGCATTAACAAAAGAAAAGTTTCTGCTTTAGGGGCATGTATCGGTGCAGTGGTCGGTCTGGTGGCAATTACTCCCGGATGTGGTTTTGTTTCGGTTTCGGAAAGTTTATTTATAGGATTTATTTCGGCAATTGTTTCTAATCTGATGATGAACTGGAAAGCACTAAAAAAAATAGACGACACACTGGATGTATTTGCCTGTCATGGTGTCGGTGGAATTATGGGAATGATTCTTACCGCAATTTTTGCTCATGGTGAAAATGCCAGTCTTCTTCATGGCGGTCTGGAAGTTTTTGCACATCACATGGCGGCATTGCTTCTGGTTTCAGTATTTACGTTTTTCGGATCATTACTTTTATATAAAATTACAAACAGCATTATTACACTGAGGGTTTCGGAGGAATCTGAAGATCTCGGATTAGATATTTCCCAGCACGAAGAAAGCCTGTGTTAG
- a CDS encoding L-serine ammonia-lyase encodes MESISVFEIIKVGIGPSSSHTMGPWNAASAFIRIIKRERSIAEVKEVFLEFFGSLAKTGIGHGTDIAGMLGLSGEDFKTIDTTKIDEKIEQIKSSQKLNLGGEKEIPFIYGHHLVLNMKQSLDYHPNGMIFKAIFEDGTELVQDFYSVGGGFIMSQEKKSIEKHCIRTLYPCHKSSDIVKYCEKLGLTRISDLILMNEESWRSQEETKKEALYIWQQIKECIYKGVNKEGILPGGLNVSRRAAGINRKLLGDKIYKNKDEWFQQVVDAEENFTNINKWISCFALAVNEENASFGRIITAPTNGASGVIPAVLMYAQAFTPFTSEDDIIRFLLVAGEIGTLFKKNATISAAMGGCQAEVGVSSAMAAAGLTEILGGSVGQVLMAAEIAMEHHLGMTCDPIKGLVQIPCIERNTMGAIKAITAANIALESDPAKAKVSLDQVIQTMWETALSMNDRFKETSEGGLAIAVNVAEC; translated from the coding sequence ATGGAATCAATATCGGTTTTTGAAATTATAAAAGTGGGAATTGGGCCGTCCAGTTCACATACAATGGGACCCTGGAATGCGGCCTCTGCATTCATCAGAATTATAAAAAGAGAAAGATCAATTGCAGAAGTGAAAGAAGTTTTTCTTGAATTTTTCGGTTCCCTTGCCAAAACGGGGATCGGACACGGAACTGATATTGCAGGGATGCTGGGATTAAGTGGTGAAGATTTTAAAACCATTGATACCACAAAAATTGATGAAAAAATAGAACAAATTAAAAGTTCGCAAAAACTCAACCTCGGTGGTGAAAAAGAAATTCCTTTTATTTACGGGCATCATCTGGTATTAAATATGAAACAGTCGCTCGATTATCATCCGAATGGAATGATTTTTAAAGCAATTTTTGAGGACGGAACTGAATTAGTGCAGGATTTTTATTCTGTAGGAGGAGGTTTTATTATGAGCCAGGAGAAAAAATCTATTGAAAAACATTGTATCCGTACCTTATATCCTTGCCATAAATCTTCGGATATTGTAAAATATTGTGAGAAACTTGGTCTTACCAGAATTTCAGATCTTATTTTAATGAATGAAGAAAGCTGGAGATCTCAGGAAGAAACGAAAAAAGAAGCATTGTATATCTGGCAGCAGATCAAAGAATGTATTTATAAAGGTGTGAATAAGGAAGGTATTCTTCCAGGCGGACTTAATGTTTCGCGTCGGGCTGCCGGAATTAATCGCAAGCTGCTGGGAGATAAAATCTATAAAAATAAAGATGAATGGTTTCAGCAGGTGGTAGATGCGGAAGAAAATTTCACCAACATCAATAAATGGATTTCATGTTTTGCATTGGCGGTAAATGAGGAAAATGCAAGCTTCGGAAGAATCATTACGGCACCAACGAACGGGGCCAGCGGTGTAATTCCCGCGGTTTTAATGTATGCTCAGGCTTTTACACCTTTCACGAGTGAAGATGATATCATCCGGTTTTTGCTGGTGGCAGGAGAAATCGGTACTTTATTTAAGAAAAATGCGACTATTTCTGCTGCAATGGGAGGCTGTCAGGCAGAAGTTGGGGTTTCCTCGGCAATGGCAGCGGCAGGACTTACCGAAATTCTCGGCGGCAGTGTAGGACAGGTTCTGATGGCTGCAGAAATCGCTATGGAACATCATTTGGGAATGACCTGCGACCCGATTAAAGGATTGGTGCAGATTCCATGTATTGAAAGAAATACGATGGGCGCGATAAAGGCAATTACCGCAGCCAATATTGCTCTGGAAAGTGATCCGGCGAAAGCAAAGGTAAGTTTAGATCAAGTTATTCAAACCATGTGGGAAACCGCCCTTTCTATGAACGACCGTTTTAAGGAAACTTCCGAAGGTGGTTTGGCGATAGCTGTAAATGTAGCGGAATGTTAG